From a region of the Apis cerana isolate GH-2021 linkage group LG13, AcerK_1.0, whole genome shotgun sequence genome:
- the LOC107996970 gene encoding protein argonaute-2 isoform X2, with the protein MYPVGQPPPPGPTTSSSVGAAGATGSSVVASSSLGLVSTQQTHTPPQPPELPMFSCPRRPNIGREGRPIVLRANHFQITMPRGYVHHYDINIQPDKCPRKVNREIIETMVHAYTKIFGTLKPVFDGRNNLYTRDPLPIGTDKIELEVTLPGEGKDRVFRVVIKWLAQVSLFALEEALEGRTRQIPYDAILALDVVMRHLPSMTYTPVGRSFFSTPDGYYHPLGGGREVWFGFHQSVRPSQWKMMLNIDVSATAFYKAQPVIEFMCEVLDIRDIGDQKRPLTDSQRVKFTKEIKGLKIEITHCGTMRRKYRVCNVTRKPAQMQSFPLQLENGQTVECTVAKYFLDKYKMKLRHPYLPCLQVGQEHKHTYLPLEVCNIVAGQRCIKKLTDMQTSTMIKATARSAPDREREINNLVRRADFNNDSYVQEFGLTISNNMMEVRGRVLPPPKLQYGGRVSSLSGQTKQQAIPNGGVWDMRGKQFFTGVEIRVWAIACFAPQRTVRDDAIRNFIAQLQRISNDAGMPIIGQPCFCKYATGPDQVEPMFRYLKATFSSLQLVCVILPGKTPVYAEVKRVGDTLLGMATQCVQAKNVNKTSPQTLSNLCLKINVKLGGINSILVPTIRPKVFDEPVIFFGADVTHPPAGDNKKPSIAAVVASMDAHPSRYAATVRVQQHRQEIIQELSSMVRELLLMFYKSTGGYKPLRIILYRDGVSEGQFLHVLQHELTAIREACIKLEAEYRPGITFVVVQKRHHTRLFCSEKRDQSGKSGNIPAGTTVDVCITHPTEFDFYLCSHQGIQGTSRPSHYHVLWDDNRFESDELQSLTYQLCHTYVRCTRSVSIPAPAYYAHLVAFRARYHLVEKEHDSGEGSHQSGCSEDRTPGAMARAITVHANTKRVMYFA; encoded by the exons ctCCCCCACCTGGACCCACAACAAGTTCTTCTGTTGGAGCAGCTGGAGCAACTGGAAGCAGCGTTGTAGCTTCTAGTTCTTTAGGGCTTGTTTCCACACAACAAACACACACTCCTCCTCAACCTCCTGAACTGCCaa tgttTTCATGTCCTCGGAGACCAAATATAGGACGTGAAGGCAGGCCAATTGTCTTAAGAGCTAATCACTTCCAAATAACAATGCCACGTGGTTATGTGCAccattatgatattaatattcaacctGATAAATGTCCTCGTAAAGttaatagagaaataatagaaacaatGGTTCATGCATATACCAAAATATTTGGAACTCTTAAGCCTGTATTTGatggaagaaataatttatatacaaggGACCCCTTGCCTATTGGTactgataaaatagaattagaa gtaACACTGCCTGGTGAGGGTAAAGATAGAGTTTTCAGAGTTGTGATAAAATGGTTGGCTCAAGTTTCACTATTTGCATTAGAAGAAGCTTTAGAAGGACGAACAAGACAAATTCCATATGATGCTATACTTGCTTTAGATGTTGTAATGAGGCATTTACCATCTATGACATATACTCCAGTAGGTAGATCATTCTTTAGCACACCAGATGGATATTATCATCCATTAGGTGGTGGAAGAGAAGTTTGGTTTGGTTTTCATCAATCAGTTAGGCCATCTCAATGGAAAATGATGTTAAATATTGAtg TATCTGCAACTGCATTTTATAAAGCACAACCTGTCATAGAATTTATGTGTGAAGTATTAGACATTCGAGATATAGGAGACCAAAAAAGACCTTTAACAGATTCTCAACGAGTTAAATTTACCAAAGAAATTAAAGgacttaaaattgaaatcacaCATTGTGGAACAATGAGGCGAAAATACAGAGTGTGTAATGTTACACGTAAACCTGCTCAAATGCAATc attcCCGTTACAATTAGAAAATGGACAAACAGTTGAGTGTACAgttgcaaaatatttcttagatAAGTATAAAATGAAGTTACGTCATCCATATCTTCCATGTCTTCAAGTTGGACAGGAACATAAACATACATATTTGCCACTTGag GTCTGCAATATTGTTGCTGGGCAACGTTGTATCAAAAAATTGACTGATATGCAGACTTCTACTATGATAAAAGCTACAGCTCGTTCTGCTCCAGATcgcgaaagagaaataaataatttagttagaagagctgattttaataatgattcataTGTTCAAGAATTTGGTTTGACAATATCAAACAATATGATGGAAGTTAGAGGTCGTGTTCTACCTCCACCCAAACTTCAGTACGGAGGGCGCGTAAGTTCCCTCAGTGGACAG ACGAAACAACAAGCTATACCTAATGGTGGTGTTTGGGATATGCgtggaaaacaatttttcacggGTGTGGAAATTAGAGTTTGGGCAATTGCCTGCTTTGCTCCACAAAGAACTGTACGAGATGACGCAATACGTAATTTTATAGCACAATTACAAAGAATAAGCAATGATGCTGGGATGCCAATTATTGGGCAACCatgtttttgtaaatatgCTACTGGGCCAGATCAAGTAGAGCCCAtgtttagatatttaaaagcaacattttcatCATTACAACTTGTTTGTGTTATATTACCTGGAAAAACGCCCGTATAtg CTGAAGTCAAAAGAGTAGGAGATACATTATTGGGTATGGCAACGCAATGTGTGCAagcaaaaaatgttaataaaacatCACCACAAACGCTGtcaaatttatgtttaaaaattaatgtaaaattaggTGGTATTAATAGTATTCTAGTACCAACTATTAGACCAAAAGTATTTGATGAACctgttatattttttggaGCTGATGTGACTCATCCACCTGCtggagataataaaaaacctAGCATAGCTGCAGTAGTTGCAAGTATGGATGCACATCCATCTCGATATGCAGCTACTGTTAGAGTTCAACAACATAGACAAGAAATTATTCAGGAACTTAGTTCAATGGTGAG ggaACTTCTTCTTATGTTTTACAAAAGCACTGGAGGATATAAACCACTcagaataattctttatcgTGATGGTGTCTCAGAAGGTCAATTTCTTCATGTTTTGCAACACGAGCTAACTGCCATTCGTGAAGCTTGTATTAAACTTGAAGCTGAATATAGACCTGGAATAACATTTGTTGTCGTTCAAAAGAGACATCACACTCGCTTATTTTGTTCAGAAAAAAGAGATCAAAGCGGTAAAAGCGGAAATATACCAGCGGGTACGACAGTTGATGTTTGTATAACGCATCCAactgaatttgatttttatttatgtagtCATCAAGGTATCcag gGCACGTCACGACCATCACATTATCATGTTTTGTGGGATGATAATCGTTTCGAAAGTGATGAATTACAGTCTCTAACTTATCAACTATGTCACACGTATGTCAGATGTACGAGATCTGTTAGTATACCTGCACCTGCATATTATGCTCATCTTGTAGCATTCCGAGCCAGATATCATTTGGTAGAAAAAGAGCATGATAG tgGAGAAGGATCTCACCAATCTGGCTGCAGTGAAGACAGAACACCAGGTGCAATGGCAAGAGCTATCACAGTTCATGCAAATACAAAGCGGGTTATGTACTTTGCATAA
- the LOC107996970 gene encoding protein argonaute-2 isoform X1: MAQLKQQLPLQMPDLSSLRITTAVSMLGKAYGCGQCSAPPPGPTTSSSVGAAGATGSSVVASSSLGLVSTQQTHTPPQPPELPMFSCPRRPNIGREGRPIVLRANHFQITMPRGYVHHYDINIQPDKCPRKVNREIIETMVHAYTKIFGTLKPVFDGRNNLYTRDPLPIGTDKIELEVTLPGEGKDRVFRVVIKWLAQVSLFALEEALEGRTRQIPYDAILALDVVMRHLPSMTYTPVGRSFFSTPDGYYHPLGGGREVWFGFHQSVRPSQWKMMLNIDVSATAFYKAQPVIEFMCEVLDIRDIGDQKRPLTDSQRVKFTKEIKGLKIEITHCGTMRRKYRVCNVTRKPAQMQSFPLQLENGQTVECTVAKYFLDKYKMKLRHPYLPCLQVGQEHKHTYLPLEVCNIVAGQRCIKKLTDMQTSTMIKATARSAPDREREINNLVRRADFNNDSYVQEFGLTISNNMMEVRGRVLPPPKLQYGGRVSSLSGQTKQQAIPNGGVWDMRGKQFFTGVEIRVWAIACFAPQRTVRDDAIRNFIAQLQRISNDAGMPIIGQPCFCKYATGPDQVEPMFRYLKATFSSLQLVCVILPGKTPVYAEVKRVGDTLLGMATQCVQAKNVNKTSPQTLSNLCLKINVKLGGINSILVPTIRPKVFDEPVIFFGADVTHPPAGDNKKPSIAAVVASMDAHPSRYAATVRVQQHRQEIIQELSSMVRELLLMFYKSTGGYKPLRIILYRDGVSEGQFLHVLQHELTAIREACIKLEAEYRPGITFVVVQKRHHTRLFCSEKRDQSGKSGNIPAGTTVDVCITHPTEFDFYLCSHQGIQGTSRPSHYHVLWDDNRFESDELQSLTYQLCHTYVRCTRSVSIPAPAYYAHLVAFRARYHLVEKEHDSGEGSHQSGCSEDRTPGAMARAITVHANTKRVMYFA, from the exons ctCCCCCACCTGGACCCACAACAAGTTCTTCTGTTGGAGCAGCTGGAGCAACTGGAAGCAGCGTTGTAGCTTCTAGTTCTTTAGGGCTTGTTTCCACACAACAAACACACACTCCTCCTCAACCTCCTGAACTGCCaa tgttTTCATGTCCTCGGAGACCAAATATAGGACGTGAAGGCAGGCCAATTGTCTTAAGAGCTAATCACTTCCAAATAACAATGCCACGTGGTTATGTGCAccattatgatattaatattcaacctGATAAATGTCCTCGTAAAGttaatagagaaataatagaaacaatGGTTCATGCATATACCAAAATATTTGGAACTCTTAAGCCTGTATTTGatggaagaaataatttatatacaaggGACCCCTTGCCTATTGGTactgataaaatagaattagaa gtaACACTGCCTGGTGAGGGTAAAGATAGAGTTTTCAGAGTTGTGATAAAATGGTTGGCTCAAGTTTCACTATTTGCATTAGAAGAAGCTTTAGAAGGACGAACAAGACAAATTCCATATGATGCTATACTTGCTTTAGATGTTGTAATGAGGCATTTACCATCTATGACATATACTCCAGTAGGTAGATCATTCTTTAGCACACCAGATGGATATTATCATCCATTAGGTGGTGGAAGAGAAGTTTGGTTTGGTTTTCATCAATCAGTTAGGCCATCTCAATGGAAAATGATGTTAAATATTGAtg TATCTGCAACTGCATTTTATAAAGCACAACCTGTCATAGAATTTATGTGTGAAGTATTAGACATTCGAGATATAGGAGACCAAAAAAGACCTTTAACAGATTCTCAACGAGTTAAATTTACCAAAGAAATTAAAGgacttaaaattgaaatcacaCATTGTGGAACAATGAGGCGAAAATACAGAGTGTGTAATGTTACACGTAAACCTGCTCAAATGCAATc attcCCGTTACAATTAGAAAATGGACAAACAGTTGAGTGTACAgttgcaaaatatttcttagatAAGTATAAAATGAAGTTACGTCATCCATATCTTCCATGTCTTCAAGTTGGACAGGAACATAAACATACATATTTGCCACTTGag GTCTGCAATATTGTTGCTGGGCAACGTTGTATCAAAAAATTGACTGATATGCAGACTTCTACTATGATAAAAGCTACAGCTCGTTCTGCTCCAGATcgcgaaagagaaataaataatttagttagaagagctgattttaataatgattcataTGTTCAAGAATTTGGTTTGACAATATCAAACAATATGATGGAAGTTAGAGGTCGTGTTCTACCTCCACCCAAACTTCAGTACGGAGGGCGCGTAAGTTCCCTCAGTGGACAG ACGAAACAACAAGCTATACCTAATGGTGGTGTTTGGGATATGCgtggaaaacaatttttcacggGTGTGGAAATTAGAGTTTGGGCAATTGCCTGCTTTGCTCCACAAAGAACTGTACGAGATGACGCAATACGTAATTTTATAGCACAATTACAAAGAATAAGCAATGATGCTGGGATGCCAATTATTGGGCAACCatgtttttgtaaatatgCTACTGGGCCAGATCAAGTAGAGCCCAtgtttagatatttaaaagcaacattttcatCATTACAACTTGTTTGTGTTATATTACCTGGAAAAACGCCCGTATAtg CTGAAGTCAAAAGAGTAGGAGATACATTATTGGGTATGGCAACGCAATGTGTGCAagcaaaaaatgttaataaaacatCACCACAAACGCTGtcaaatttatgtttaaaaattaatgtaaaattaggTGGTATTAATAGTATTCTAGTACCAACTATTAGACCAAAAGTATTTGATGAACctgttatattttttggaGCTGATGTGACTCATCCACCTGCtggagataataaaaaacctAGCATAGCTGCAGTAGTTGCAAGTATGGATGCACATCCATCTCGATATGCAGCTACTGTTAGAGTTCAACAACATAGACAAGAAATTATTCAGGAACTTAGTTCAATGGTGAG ggaACTTCTTCTTATGTTTTACAAAAGCACTGGAGGATATAAACCACTcagaataattctttatcgTGATGGTGTCTCAGAAGGTCAATTTCTTCATGTTTTGCAACACGAGCTAACTGCCATTCGTGAAGCTTGTATTAAACTTGAAGCTGAATATAGACCTGGAATAACATTTGTTGTCGTTCAAAAGAGACATCACACTCGCTTATTTTGTTCAGAAAAAAGAGATCAAAGCGGTAAAAGCGGAAATATACCAGCGGGTACGACAGTTGATGTTTGTATAACGCATCCAactgaatttgatttttatttatgtagtCATCAAGGTATCcag gGCACGTCACGACCATCACATTATCATGTTTTGTGGGATGATAATCGTTTCGAAAGTGATGAATTACAGTCTCTAACTTATCAACTATGTCACACGTATGTCAGATGTACGAGATCTGTTAGTATACCTGCACCTGCATATTATGCTCATCTTGTAGCATTCCGAGCCAGATATCATTTGGTAGAAAAAGAGCATGATAG tgGAGAAGGATCTCACCAATCTGGCTGCAGTGAAGACAGAACACCAGGTGCAATGGCAAGAGCTATCACAGTTCATGCAAATACAAAGCGGGTTATGTACTTTGCATAA